The following DNA comes from Pseudomonas marginalis.
TCGATATTTCCAAGTACCAGGCGACCGCCGCCGAGGTGCAGCATGAGCATGCGTTCATCCAGACCATCCTCAACCTGATCCCGTCTAACATCTTCGCCGCTGTAGCCCGTGGCGAGATGCTGCCGATCATCTTCTTCTCCGTGCTGTTCGGCCTGGGCTTGTCGAGCCTCAAGCCGGAGCTGCGCGAGCCGCTGGTGACCATGTTCCAGGGCGTGTCCGAGAGCATGTTCAAAGTCACCCACATGATCATGAAGTACGCCCCCATCGGCGTATTCGCGCTGATCGCGGTGACCGTGGCCAACTTCGGCTTTGCCTCGCTGCTGCCGCTGGCCAAGCTGGTGATCCTGGTTTACGTCGCCATCCTGTTCTTCGCCTTTGCGGTGCTGGGCCTGATCGCTCGCCTGTTCGGCTTCTCGATCCTCAAGCTGATGCGCATCTTCAAGGACGAGTTGGTGCTGGCCTACTCCACCGCCAGTTCCGAAACTGTGCTGCCGCGTGTGATCGAGAAGATGGAAGCCTACGGCGCGCCCAAGGCCATCTGCAGCTTCGTGGTGCCGACCGGCTACTCGTTCAATCTCGACGGTTCGACCCTGTACCAGAGCATCGCGGCGATCTTTATCGCCCAGCTGTATGGCATCGACCTATCGATTGGCCAGCAACTGATGCTGGTATTGACCCTGATGGTCACCTCCAAAGGCATCGCTGGTGTGCCGGGCGTGTCCTTCGTGGTGCTGCTGGCCACCCTGGGCAGCGTGGGTATCCCGCTGGAAGGCCTGGCCTTCATCGCCGGTGTCGACCGCATCATGGACATGGCCCGTACCGCGCTGAACGTGATCGGCAACGCCCTGGCCGTGCTGGTCA
Coding sequences within:
- the gltP gene encoding glutamate/aspartate:proton symporter GltP, with product MKKAKLSLAWQILIGLVLGIAIGAVLNHFSAEKAWWISNVLQPAGDIFIRLIKMIVIPIVISSLIVGIAGVGDAKKLGRIGVKTILYFEVVTTIAIVVGLLLANLFHPGAGIDMSTLGTVDISKYQATAAEVQHEHAFIQTILNLIPSNIFAAVARGEMLPIIFFSVLFGLGLSSLKPELREPLVTMFQGVSESMFKVTHMIMKYAPIGVFALIAVTVANFGFASLLPLAKLVILVYVAILFFAFAVLGLIARLFGFSILKLMRIFKDELVLAYSTASSETVLPRVIEKMEAYGAPKAICSFVVPTGYSFNLDGSTLYQSIAAIFIAQLYGIDLSIGQQLMLVLTLMVTSKGIAGVPGVSFVVLLATLGSVGIPLEGLAFIAGVDRIMDMARTALNVIGNALAVLVISRWEGMYDDAKGERYWNSLPHWRTKQALPTAQATRG